The following proteins are co-located in the Spea bombifrons isolate aSpeBom1 chromosome 3, aSpeBom1.2.pri, whole genome shotgun sequence genome:
- the LOC128484215 gene encoding olfactory receptor 5V1-like, with the protein MENENQTVIKEFILVGLSQDRRTRILLFVLFSFMYLLTIFGNIVLICAVIANPRIHTPMYYFLCQLSFLDLFYSTSTVPKLLLDLISTMGGRISYIGCSLQMNISLFLGETECILLAVMAYDRYIAICFPLRYMVIMSWRICKNITIVVWLGSFACSILPTVSSLRPICKGNQIDHFVCEVIALMKLVCGDTSFDEAKIIFISFFTLLVPFGLIVVSYTCIIASILKIHSVDGRTKAFSTCGSHLTVVLIFYGTSMSLYLGPKKHFSTKNKYVSVLYGVVTPMLNPLIYSLRNHEVKVAVRKVCNI; encoded by the coding sequence ATGGAGAACGAGAACCAAACTGTCATAAAAGAATTCATTTTAGTTGGACTTTCCCAGGACCGGAGAACACGAATTCttctttttgtcttgttttcGTTCATGTATTTACTGACCATTTTTGGGAATATTGTGTTAATATGCGCAGTTATAGCCAACCCTCGTATACACACGCCTATGTACTATTTTCTCTGCCAGTTATCCTTTCTGGATTTATTCTATTCAACAAGCACTGTCCCCAAACTGTTACTAGATCTGATTTCTACAATGGGAGGAAGAATATCATACATTGGGTGCAGTTTACAAATGAATATAAGTCTATTCCTTGGAGAAACAGAATGTATCCTGCTGGCGGTGATGGCGTACGATCGTTACATAGCGATCTGCTTCCCCTTGCGTTATATGGTTATTATGAGCTGGAGGATATGCAAAAATATCACAATTGTGGTATGGCTGGGGAGCTTTGCTTGTTCTATCCTTCCTACAGTTTCTAGCCTACGTCCCATCTGCAAAGGAAACCAAATCGATCATTTTGTTTGTGAAGTTATAGCTTTAATGAAACTGGTGTGTGGAGACACTTCGTTTGATGAAGCCAAAATCATTTTCATAAGTTTCTTCACACTTTTAGTCCCTTTTGGTTTAATTGTAGTTTCCTACACGTGTATCATAGCGTCCATATTGAAAATCCATTCTGTGGATGGAAGGACTAAGGCATTTTCTACATGTGGTTCCCACCTGACTgtagttttaattttttatgggACCAGTATGTCTCTGTACCTGgggccaaaaaaacatttttcaacaaaaaacaaatatgtatcAGTCTTATACGGTGTTGTGACTCCCATGTTAAACCCATTGATTTATAGTCTGAGAAATCATGAGGTTAAAGTTGCAGTTCGGAAAGTATGTAATATTTAG
- the LOC128484216 gene encoding olfactory receptor 13C9-like gives MENENQTVIKEFILIGLSRDRRTRILLFVLFSFMYLLTIFGNIVLICAVIANPRIHTPMYYFLCQLSFLDLFYSTNTVPKLLIDLLPSERGRISYIGCVAQMNISLFLGETECILLAVMAYDRYVAICFPLRYMVIMSWRICKNITIVVWLGSFACSILPTVSSLRPICKGNQINHFVCEVIALMKLVCGDTSFDEAKIIFISFFTLLVPFAFILASYMCIIASILKIHSVDGRTKAFSTCGSHLTVVLIFYGTSMSMYLGPKKHFSTKNKYISVFYGIVTPMLNPLIYSLRNHEVKVAVRKFLPSQRIFTRKD, from the exons ATGGAGAACGAGAACCAAACTGTCAtaaaagaatttattttaattggacTTTCTCGGGACCGGAGGACTCGAATTCttctttttgtcttgttttcGTTCATGTATTTACTGACCATTTTTGGGAATATTGTGTTAATATGCGCAGTTATAGCCAACCCTCGTATACACACGCCTATGTACTATTTTCTCTGCCAGTTATCCTTTTTGGATTTATTCTATTCAACAAACACTGTCCCCAAACTGTTAATAGACCTGTTACCCTCAGAAAGAGGAAGAATATCATACATTGGGTGTGTCGCACAAATGAATATAAGTCTATTCCTAGGAGAAACAGAATGTATCCTGCTGGCGGTGATGGCGTACGATCGTTACGTAGCGATCTGCTTCCCCTTGCGTTATATGGTTATTATGAGCTGGAGGATATGCAAAAATATCACAATTGTGGTATGGCTGGGGAGCTTTGCTTGTTCTATCCTTCCTACAGTGTCAAGCCTACGTCCCATCTGCAAAGGAAACCAAATTAATCATTTTGTTTGTGAAGTTATAGCTTTAATGAAACTGGTTTGTGGAGACACTTCGTTTGATGAAGCCAAAATCATTTTCATAAGTTTCTTCACACTTTTAGTcccttttgcttttattttagctTCTTACATGTGTATTATAGCGTCCATATTGAAAATCCATTCTGTGGATGGAAGGACTAAGGCATTTTCTACATGTGGTTCCCACCTGACTgtagttttaattttttatgggACCAGTATGTCCATGTACTTGgggccaaaaaaacatttttcaacaaaaaataaatacatatcagTCTTTTACGGTATAGTCACTCCCATGTTAAACCCTTTGATTTATAGTCTGAGAAATCATGAGGTTAAAGTTGCAGTTCGGAAA TTCCTCCCAAGCCaacgaatattcacccgaaaagat
- the LOC128484217 gene encoding olfactory receptor 2B2-like, whose product MENENRTVIKEFILIGLSQDRRTQILLFVLFLFMYLLTILGNIVLICAVIANSRMHTPMYYFLCQLSFLDLFYSTNTVPKLLLDLISTTRGRISYIGCITQMNISLFLGQTECILLAVMAYDRYVAICFPLRYMVIMSWRICKNISIIVWLGSFACSILSTVSSLRPICKGNQINHFVCEVIAFMKLVCGDTSFDEAKIIFISFFTLLVPFGFILVSYTCIIASILKIHSVDGRTKAFSTCGSHLTVVLIFYGTSMSMYLGPKKHLSTNNKYISVFYGIVTPMLNPLIYSLRNHEVKVAVRKVCNI is encoded by the coding sequence ATGGAGAACGAGAACCGAACTGTCAtaaaagaatttattttaattggacTTTCTCAGGACCGGAGGACTCAAATCCtgctttttgtcttatttttgttCATGTACTTACTGACCATTTTGGGGAATATTGTGTTAATATGCGCAGTTATAGCCAACTCTCGTATGCACACGCCTATGTACTATTTTCTCTGCCAGTTATCCTTTCTGGATTTATTCTATTCAACAAACACTGTCCCCAAACTGTTACTTGACCTGATTTCTACAACAAGAGGAAGAATATCATACATTGGGTGCATCACACAAATGAATATAAGTCTATTCCTGGGACAAACGGAATGTATCCTGCTGGCGGTGATGGCGTATGATCGTTACGTAGCGATCTGCTTCCCCTTGCGTTATATGGTTATTATGAGCTGGAGGATATGTAAAAATATCTCCATCATTGTATGGCTGGGGAGCTTTGCTTGTTCTATCCTTTCTACAGTGTCAAGCCTACGTCCGATCTGCAAAGGAAACCAAATCAATCATTTTGTTTGTGAAGTTATAGCTTTCATGAAACTGGTTTGTGGAGACACTTCGTTTGATGAAGCCAAAATCATTTTCATAAGTTTCTTCACACTTTTAGTCccgtttggttttattttagtttcttACACGTGTATCATAGCGTCCATATTGAAAATCCATTCTGTGGATGGAAGGACTAAGGCATTTTCTACATGTGGTTCCCACCTGACTGTAGTATTAATTTTTTATGGGACCAGTATGTCCATGTACTTGGggccaaaaaaacatctttcaacaaacaataaatacatatcaGTCTTTTACGGTATAGTCACTCCCATGTTAAACCCTTTGATTTATAGTCTGAGAAATCATGAGGTTAAAGTCGCCGTTCGGAAAGTATGTAATATTTAG